The genomic stretch CCTTTTCCTGTGTGAAAAAATCAATGTAATCCTCGGTTATTTTTCCATTCCATCGTATTGTTACCTTATCGTGTTTGGGAATAGTGCGTACAATCGGAGCCGGGGGGGGCGAAGCTATTCTAAAATCAGGAACACCGTCTCCGGTAAAATATCTTTTATAACAACAATCGCGGGTTGTATCTATCGGAAAATCACCTTCTTCATAACAGGTATCGATGTCATCGCATTTACATTTCCACAAATACCTTCCGCGGTATCCGTCATTGTCAGTATCAACCCCGGGATTATCAAAAGTGAATTTAGCCCAATATGAATTTTCAAAAAGATTCCTAAAGTCTAAGTATTTGAAATACGCTTCAGGACTCCAGGGATCGTGATACCAGAGATAACTCCAGGGTTTCCAGTGAAATTTATCGCCAAATACCAAGGCCATTGTCATAAAAGTCGAATCACCTGGCGCCAGATCAACCGGCCCGGTTGATAGAACTCCCTCGGGCGAAAAGCCATTGGATACGTCAACGGCAAATGCCATTCCAGGGGGCGGAAGAAATCCTTCACCTTGATGGTCAATAACCGTAAACATTTGATCATAATCAATTTCGCCATTCGACATGAGGTAATATTTATTATTATCACCAGTGGGATACCCTGTTCCATAATGAAATTCACGATAGTTGTCTTTCAACTGAGGTCCAAAATTAGCAGCCCAATGGTATCCGGAAACAAACCAATTAAAATTAATTTTGGCATTTTCGTTTGGACGGCGAAGAAATTGAAATGAGGCGGCCGCCCGTGGGGAACGATAATCATACCTGCAATTATTTACGGCTTCGCCCTCATTATCTGCCCACCACATTAAATTTATCGAATCAGGCGGTACACATTGCCCAGGAGAATATGCAGATACACATTTAAAACCGATTAACTCGTCATTATTACTTTTGCCCGCACCCATATCGCCCTTATTACCAACGGCCGTTACGGTATAGATTCCCATATAAAAATCTTCAATAGTTTTCTTTCCTTCATTTTTAATCATATAATCAATAATAATGAAATCCTTAGTGTAATCAGTATCCCAGGTATAGCTTGTATGCTTAATTACTATACCTAAAGGCTTGTGATAACGATTATCGTAAGGATCTTCCGGCATCATCCCATAAGACCAAGTACTGGGCATGGTGTCTGTCAATGTAAATTCAATATCCAAATCCGAATTGGCATTTAAATCATAGTTCACTCCAGTTTTATTTCTTGAGCGTATTTTGAGATCACCGTTGTTCCAATCAGGAAATATTTCTGTTCTGATCAAATCTGACCAGTCATCAGTATCCATTGAAGAGGAAGATACAAGGGTGTCGCCGTCAATAATTCCGCCGAACCATAATTCCGCGCCCCATAAATATTCGTTATAGGAATTCTTCGGATATTCGCAACTGGCATGATTCATAAAATGCCTGCCTGCGCCTAAAACTCCAAAATTGGTAAGTGATAGCCTGATTTTGTTGGCATCATTAAGGAAATAATCATAGCGCGGAAAATAACTACTATAATTTGCCCCTGATGAAGATGTTTCTTCACAGACTACCTCATTGATAAAACCTACAAGAAGGATTATTAATAATATGTATACTGTTTTCAACGACTGGCCCCCAAGAAATTGCCAGCACTTCATATATTTCTCCCGTTTTGGGCGGTATTGGCTGAGGGGGGAGTATTAGTCAAAGCGAATATATGAATATTTGCTTCATGTGTCAATATTTATCCGCAGATTTTTCTATTCCAATATATTAAAAAAAGCCCCCGATTATTATCGAGGGCACAGGGTACAATTAAAAAAAAGGAAGGAGTGATCGTGATGTTCTTTCTTTACCTATCCGTAAAGATTTTTATTCAAGCTTTTCTTTGATCTTGCTTATCTCTTCCTGAAGTTTCTTTATTTCCTTGCGGAGTTTATCGATCTCCGATCGTTGATCATCAAAATGAATATCGAAGTCGTCGTCGCCAAACCAACGTAATCCATAGCTTTTTGAACCCGGTGAGGGGATCCTGATACGAGGCGCCGAAAACGTATGAATTTCAGGCTCATGCTCCGCGATCTCAACCGTCACCGTTCGTTCCCTTTTGTCCCGCAAATAACTAATCTCCGCCCGGTCACCTTCTTCCATAGCTCCGATAATTTCCCGCAGTTCATCGGTCGAATTGACATCTTCACCGTCAACTCCGGTAATCACATCCCCCGCCTTGATTCCCGCCACTTGCGCCGGAGAATCATCCTGGACTTCGGTAACCAACACTCCTTCACCGTCCTCAACTCCAAAATATTCCCCCAATTGATCATTGAGATCCATAATGCCGACGCCGATATAGCCGGACGGCTCAGAAATGAATGAATAGGCGTAATTGCCAGGACCCTTATATCCGATGATTGATTCTCCGGGAGCCGACGATTTGGGCCGATTCCCGATTTTAACAACGGCTGTTTTTTCCTTACCATTTCTCACATAAACGACGTCAACTTCATCTCCCGCTTCCGTATCCAACACAAAATCCCGAAGCGGAGTTGATCCATCAATATTCTTCCCATTAAAATTGACTATAATGTCCCTTTTGCGTAGTCCTGCTTCTTCGGCCGGCGAACCGTCCAAAACATCGACTATAACAATTCCATCGCTGCGAGAAAGGTTAAATGCCTCCTCCATATCTTCATCTATCTGCTGGACGTAAACGCCTATCCACGGGCCATATTTTGCCTTATCCCCGGCAAAAGATATGTTTGCGGTAAATAGAACTATTGAGAAGAAAGACAAAAGTATGAGGGCTTGAATTGACCTCCGCTTCATAATTTTCCTCCTGATGTTATTCACAATTTTGGGACCCGATGTCCCCATCCAATTGATTTTACCATCTTTGACAATGGTGGTTCCATATTTTGGAGTTATAATTTTTGCGATATTAAGCTTGTGATATTTCCTCCAATTACCCCCCAAAGGCAGTAAAATAAAGACTTTGGCCATTCCGACAGGTAATGGGAATCTGCCCATATAATTGGATGTATTGAAGTGTCAAAATTCCGGTAAATTAGCCAGTATGGGGTTGCGCCCGCACCATATCTCTTTAACATACAACAACTTATAACAATTACTCATTTCTCGTATTGGCTTGGCATTAGCCTTGCAAAAGGAACATCGAAACGGTGAACCTATTGATAGCAAAGCGGGTGATTGCATGAAGGTCAAATTTACTCTTACAATGGATGATGTCATTGTTGAAAACCAGCATCTTGATAATATCATCCTTGACTGGGAGGAAGAGTTAAATCAGGAAGAAATTCTGGAATTATCCCAAAAATGGATAACATCCAGGAATTTTCTGACCAGCCGAATGATCGGGTTGACCCAGGTAGGAGAATCCAGTCTAACAATTGAACCGGTGGACTAAGGATTTACCGAAGTCGACCGAATATATTTATAGGACAGGAGATTAATGAGTCTGCTATCGAGTATAAAAAACGATATTATTGCCTCGCAGGTTTCTCAGCATCAGGAGATGCTTGATCCGATTCGGCAATTTATCGTTGACCAGTTCGGGCAGAACGGGCTCTATGCGGCATATTTTTTGGTAGCCGCTTTGGTTGCGCTCATAATATACAAATTGGTAAAACTGGGTTTTGAGTTGATATTTTTCGTGGTTCTACCGGCGGCAGTTTCGGCATTTATTTTGGGGTTGTTTTTGCCGTATAGCTTTTTCTATCTCCTGCCGGTAACCGCCGCAGTGTTTACTTTGGGACTGATATTGAAAAACGTTGGATTTTCCAAAGGGTAGCAAAGCCCCCTTCCCAACCCCCTGTGCGATAGAGGTCGGGATGCAATATCCCGGCCTTTTTTTATTCCTTAATTACCGTAACTTCCCCGGCATTAAACGCTTTTCGGTTCCCATCAGGTAATTCCAGAATCAACCGCCCCTCAGTATCAATATCGCGAGCAATCCCTGAAATTATTTCGTCCTTCTGACCCAGACTGACAAAGCTTCCAATCAGATTAGAATATTTAACAATTCGCTTCCGCAGATTTTTAAGACCCGACTTTTGATAGACACGGTAATCCTTCTCAAATTGGTATAAAAAATTTTGTAACAACTCTACCCGGGATAATTTCCGTTTCAATTCCGCTCCTACCGAAGTCGCTCTTTTCCTGATATCTTCGGGGAAATCTTCGCGCTGCTGATTGACGTTGATCCCCACCCCGACGATAACATAATGCACCTTTCCAATCTCGGCCGAAAGTTCGGTCAGTATCCCCACCGTTTTGCGTCCGTTAATCAGGCAATCATTGGGCCATTTGATATTCACCGACGGCGCGCCGTAATCCGATATGGTATCAGCCAGAGCCAGCGCTGTCATAATCGAAAGTCCGGGAGCCATCGTCGGCCTGATATCGGGATAGATTATTATCGAAAGATAAATACCTTTCCCGTTTGAAGAAAACCATTTTCTCCCCAGCCGTCCCCGGCCGCGAGTCTGCTCTTCAGCGACGACAATAGTTCCCTCGACCGCCCCGGTCTCGGCCATTTGACGCGCGATTATATTAGTCGATTGCACCGATTGAAAAGCGTGAACATTACGGCCCATCTTCTTTGTCTTCAATCCATGCAGAATCTCCGCCCGGAGCAACAAATCGGGAGCCGATTTAAACGCGCAATGCGTATCCTTGCGGGTTTCTATTCTATATCCCGTCTGCCGCAAAAGAGCGATAGCCTTTGCCAGTAAATCTTCATCAATTTCGAGCTTCCTTTTTAGATAGGCAAACGTATAAAAATAATCCGGTCGGCGTCGAATAATATCTACCAAATTATCCGACACATCATTGAGATTTTGCTTATTCATCGATGATAATTTTTAGCGAAAAATCGGAAGCCGGAGCCGAATGGGTCAAAGCTCCGACTGAAATATAATCCACTCCCGTCGCCGCCACCTCGGCCACGTTGTCCAGCGTGATGTTGCCGGATGCCTCCAGCAAAACACCCGTACCGTTCTCATGCTCGCGGGCGAAAGCGGCCATCTCTTTCAAATGCTCCGGCGATTTATTATCCAGAAGAACTCGTTCGATTTTAGCGTCGAGAGCCTCGTTGAGCTGCTTGATACTTTCAACCTCGACCTCGATTTCAAAAGCCGATGGCTCGGTATGAAAAATCTTTATAAATTTTTCCGAAGCCATAAATTCGCGGACCTTCGCTATCGCCTCTGTTACCGAACCGGCCGCGGCAATATGATTATCTTTTATCAAAACCATATCATAAAGGCCATAACGGTGATTTTCACCGCCGCCAGTCGCGACTGCGTATTTTTCAACATACCGCAACCCCGGCATGGTCTTACGGGTATCCAATATCCGCACCTTATCCGGACCCGCAACCTCAACCATTTTGTTTGTAAGCGTGGCAACACCCGATAGATGCATCAGAAAATTCAGAGCCGTCCGTTCCCCGGTCAAAATCGAGCGCAGACGCCCCGACAACAACGCCGCCCGGTCGCCTTTTTTAAATTTCTGACCGTCTTCTATCAGCATCGTAAATTCTATCTGGGGATCGACTTTTAGAAAAGTCAGCTCACACAGAGGCAACCCCGCGATAACGCCATCGGACTTAGCGACAATTTCGGCTTCACCGGTCATCGATTCAGGCACTGTCGCCAAACTGGTAATATCTCCGGCGCCGACGTCCTCCTGCAAAGCATTCATCACCTGTTGCAAAAGAATTTTCTCTCTGCTCGGCATAAATCCTTGATACGAGATGTTGACCGGTTTGTCAATTATAAACGATTATGAAAAAATCGGTTTTGACAGGGCTAATTACTGACTATATTCCGGTCACGAAAGAGGATATTCAAATGAAAAGAAATCAAAACATAACCGTCCTGGGATACGGCTCACAAGGCCGAGCGATTGCCCTTAATCTGAAAGACTCGGGATTCAATGTTACCGTCGGACTGCGGGCACGTTCGAAATCCAAATCACTGGCCCAAAAAGATAAATTACACGCAATATCAATCTTATCCTCCTCGATCGAATCCGATTATATAATTGTTGCCCTGCCCGATCACGCTCACAAAGAAATTCTAACCGATAATTTTTTTAACACGCTCCAAAAAAAAACGGCGCTGGTATTTCTGCATGGCTCCTCAATTCATTTCAAGCAGGTTGTTCCGCCCAAGAATTTTCCGGTTTACCTCCTCGCGCCCCACGCTCCGGGTTTGGCAGTTCGCGATAATTATCTGAATAAAATTTCTTACTCGGCTTTTATTTCTGTGCATCAGGGATCAAAGCAAAAAGGATTTGAAAATCTCAGCCGCCTTGCCCGAGCCATCGGGATTCCCAAAACTCATCTGGTCAGAACCACCTTTGCCGATGAAGCTATAGGCGACCTGTTCGGCGAGCAGGCAGTACTTTGCGGAGGTTTGGCCCGGCTGTTAAAATTTGGATTCGAGACTCTCGTCGAAAATGGAATCCCTCCGCAAAATGCCTATCTCGAAGTCGCCTTCCAGATAGACCTCTTAGTTGAATTAATCAAAAAATACGGCCTCGAAGGAATGTTCGAACGCATCTCGCCGATAGCCCGTTACGGCTCGGTCACAA from Candidatus Zixiibacteriota bacterium encodes the following:
- a CDS encoding biotin--[acetyl-CoA-carboxylase] ligase, which produces MNKQNLNDVSDNLVDIIRRRPDYFYTFAYLKRKLEIDEDLLAKAIALLRQTGYRIETRKDTHCAFKSAPDLLLRAEILHGLKTKKMGRNVHAFQSVQSTNIIARQMAETGAVEGTIVVAEEQTRGRGRLGRKWFSSNGKGIYLSIIIYPDIRPTMAPGLSIMTALALADTISDYGAPSVNIKWPNDCLINGRKTVGILTELSAEIGKVHYVIVGVGINVNQQREDFPEDIRKRATSVGAELKRKLSRVELLQNFLYQFEKDYRVYQKSGLKNLRKRIVKYSNLIGSFVSLGQKDEIISGIARDIDTEGRLILELPDGNRKAFNAGEVTVIKE
- the nadC gene encoding carboxylating nicotinate-nucleotide diphosphorylase; this encodes MPSREKILLQQVMNALQEDVGAGDITSLATVPESMTGEAEIVAKSDGVIAGLPLCELTFLKVDPQIEFTMLIEDGQKFKKGDRAALLSGRLRSILTGERTALNFLMHLSGVATLTNKMVEVAGPDKVRILDTRKTMPGLRYVEKYAVATGGGENHRYGLYDMVLIKDNHIAAAGSVTEAIAKVREFMASEKFIKIFHTEPSAFEIEVEVESIKQLNEALDAKIERVLLDNKSPEHLKEMAAFAREHENGTGVLLEASGNITLDNVAEVAATGVDYISVGALTHSAPASDFSLKIIIDE
- the ilvC gene encoding ketol-acid reductoisomerase; the encoded protein is MKRNQNITVLGYGSQGRAIALNLKDSGFNVTVGLRARSKSKSLAQKDKLHAISILSSSIESDYIIVALPDHAHKEILTDNFFNTLQKKTALVFLHGSSIHFKQVVPPKNFPVYLLAPHAPGLAVRDNYLNKISYSAFISVHQGSKQKGFENLSRLARAIGIPKTHLVRTTFADEAIGDLFGEQAVLCGGLARLLKFGFETLVENGIPPQNAYLEVAFQIDLLVELIKKYGLEGMFERISPIARYGSVTNGPRVIDKNVKTQMKKLFGEIKSGEFLKQVDRKRLKLSKKQLSEVTNIQFDKQAKKFSKY
- a CDS encoding PDZ domain-containing protein; the protein is MKRRSIQALILLSFFSIVLFTANISFAGDKAKYGPWIGVYVQQIDEDMEEAFNLSRSDGIVIVDVLDGSPAEEAGLRKRDIIVNFNGKNIDGSTPLRDFVLDTEAGDEVDVVYVRNGKEKTAVVKIGNRPKSSAPGESIIGYKGPGNYAYSFISEPSGYIGVGIMDLNDQLGEYFGVEDGEGVLVTEVQDDSPAQVAGIKAGDVITGVDGEDVNSTDELREIIGAMEEGDRAEISYLRDKRERTVTVEIAEHEPEIHTFSAPRIRIPSPGSKSYGLRWFGDDDFDIHFDDQRSEIDKLRKEIKKLQEEISKIKEKLE